From the genome of Gemmatimonas phototrophica, one region includes:
- a CDS encoding VOC family protein gives MHPTSSAILGLHHVTLVASNAQRTVDFYARVLGLRLVKTTVNFDDPGSYHLYFANETGSAGTVVTFFEWPRAPRGRTGIGGTHHFALRVADRDALLRWKRRLADLGLRVIGPYDRNYFTSLYVRDPDGQIVEIATDGPGLWWDEQVGVTASHTPPAEKVRGGRDEAAIESITWPEPVTTIDAAMQLTRGMHHITAMTANIERTHEFLGHTLGMARVKMTENFDDPGTRHWYWGTADARPGSLITYLERPATDRRAHMGTGQGHHYALAVADEDTQLLFRERLLDAGHHVSPVMDRVYFKSIYTKDPDGHIVELATMGPGFLTDEPVTTTGSALRLPPWLEGHREQIAAHLTDIDRAPWPYDGTDGDTGMRGHPGRRLMITPQVETTE, from the coding sequence ATGCACCCCACCAGTTCCGCCATTCTCGGCCTGCACCACGTCACCCTCGTGGCCAGCAATGCCCAGCGCACGGTCGATTTTTATGCGCGTGTACTGGGGCTGCGCCTGGTGAAGACCACCGTCAATTTCGACGATCCGGGCAGCTACCACCTGTACTTTGCCAACGAGACCGGCAGCGCAGGGACCGTCGTCACCTTCTTCGAATGGCCCAGGGCACCGCGCGGTCGTACCGGTATTGGTGGCACTCATCACTTTGCGCTGCGCGTCGCCGATCGCGATGCGCTGCTGCGCTGGAAGCGGCGGCTTGCCGACCTTGGCCTGCGGGTGATTGGCCCGTATGACCGCAACTACTTCACCAGTCTGTACGTGCGCGATCCCGATGGCCAGATCGTGGAGATTGCCACCGACGGGCCCGGCCTGTGGTGGGATGAGCAGGTCGGGGTCACTGCCTCGCACACGCCCCCCGCTGAAAAAGTGCGTGGCGGGCGGGACGAAGCCGCCATTGAATCCATCACATGGCCGGAGCCCGTCACGACGATCGACGCGGCCATGCAACTCACGCGCGGCATGCACCACATTACGGCCATGACGGCCAACATCGAGCGCACGCACGAATTCCTTGGGCACACCCTCGGCATGGCCCGTGTAAAGATGACGGAAAACTTCGACGATCCCGGCACCAGACACTGGTACTGGGGCACGGCCGACGCGCGCCCGGGCTCCCTCATCACGTATCTTGAGCGCCCCGCCACCGACCGTCGCGCCCACATGGGCACGGGGCAGGGGCACCATTACGCGCTGGCCGTCGCCGACGAGGACACACAACTGCTGTTCCGCGAGCGACTGCTCGACGCGGGACATCATGTATCGCCAGTGATGGACCGCGTGTACTTCAAGAGCATCTATACCAAAGATCCGGACGGGCACATCGTGGAACTCGCAACCATGGGGCCCGGCTTCCTGACCGATGAACCGGTGACCACCACGGGAAGCGCGTTGCGACTTCCGCCGTGGCTGGAAGGACACCGTGAGCAGATTGCCGCGCACCTCACGGATATTGATCGCGCGCCGTGGCCGTACGACGGAACAGATGGCGACACGGGCATGCGTGGGCATCCCGGGCGCCGGCTGATGATTACCCCGCAGGTGGAGACGACGGAATGA
- a CDS encoding serine/threonine-protein kinase, with protein MTPHSPAPLPAGLAASFDTVRPLGAGGMGAVWLVRDRFLDRLVALKVLHADHSGPEERERFLREARTSARLEHPHIIDVYRADETDGVVWFSMRYINGESVGDRLRDRGPMAVADTLRVLREVSWGLAYAHARGVVHRDIKPDNILLDRDSGRAVVTDFGISRDAADASNLTMVGNVLGSVHYMSPEQAAGEDVDGRSDVYALGCVAYHMLAGAPPFDGTAQSVLVAHVTKQPPSLATLPQIPTELALLVNRCLHKSPGERPASADHLASAFDALMRDAEEQAQASADAAPGGVLSENEARVVWQRAAQLQAEAAHRMERRAALESARISGEQTAVVTDEAYRVRDVEAAAVEAGISRQYVAIALAELRANPGSAALADPISERADRRTTLLMGTADRALSVSRVIPASPKDTLQALGAVFTAAPHAFTLQDTVNGHPLDGGIMRFKVPRFVEAYSNPFAGMSKEKALRYRLEQIELFDLNVTLQPRGTAAAPACEIVVTGDLRAGLRRNVMLDLGIMAGVSVIASVSTALKLGSMLKVPVLSAAPLIAAAGAAVLGTAAVVLWYRWLFRGALRETYEELGGLLKSVEQQLSTRRLFSGERSAATDAASNASLTSPWRSPQTDPLMPRTSTPAP; from the coding sequence ATGACGCCGCATTCACCTGCTCCGTTGCCGGCCGGTCTGGCCGCCAGTTTCGACACCGTGCGGCCGTTGGGGGCTGGTGGAATGGGGGCGGTGTGGCTGGTACGCGACCGGTTTCTCGATCGGCTCGTGGCCCTCAAGGTTCTGCATGCGGACCACTCGGGGCCAGAGGAGCGCGAGCGCTTCCTGCGCGAGGCCCGCACCAGCGCACGGCTTGAGCATCCGCACATTATCGACGTGTACCGCGCGGACGAGACCGATGGCGTGGTGTGGTTCTCGATGCGCTACATCAACGGCGAATCGGTTGGCGACCGGCTGCGCGATCGCGGCCCCATGGCCGTGGCCGACACGCTGCGCGTGCTGCGGGAAGTGTCCTGGGGGCTCGCATACGCGCATGCGCGCGGCGTCGTGCACCGCGACATCAAGCCGGACAACATTCTGCTCGACCGGGATTCCGGTCGGGCCGTGGTGACGGACTTCGGCATTTCGCGCGATGCGGCCGACGCATCGAATCTCACGATGGTGGGCAACGTGCTGGGCTCGGTGCACTACATGAGCCCCGAGCAGGCCGCGGGTGAAGACGTGGATGGTCGCAGTGATGTGTACGCACTGGGCTGTGTGGCGTACCACATGCTGGCCGGCGCGCCGCCGTTCGACGGGACCGCGCAGTCGGTCCTCGTGGCGCATGTCACCAAGCAGCCGCCGTCACTTGCGACATTGCCGCAGATCCCCACCGAACTTGCGCTGTTGGTGAACCGCTGCCTGCATAAATCCCCCGGTGAACGCCCGGCCAGCGCCGATCACTTGGCGAGTGCCTTTGACGCGCTGATGCGTGACGCCGAGGAGCAGGCACAGGCCTCGGCCGACGCGGCACCGGGTGGTGTGCTTTCGGAGAATGAAGCGCGCGTGGTGTGGCAGCGCGCCGCGCAGCTGCAGGCAGAAGCGGCGCACCGCATGGAACGACGGGCGGCGCTCGAGAGTGCGCGCATCAGCGGCGAACAGACCGCTGTCGTGACCGACGAGGCGTATCGAGTGCGCGACGTCGAGGCAGCGGCGGTGGAAGCGGGCATTTCCCGTCAATACGTCGCGATTGCCCTCGCGGAGTTGCGTGCCAATCCCGGGTCGGCGGCACTGGCCGATCCCATCTCGGAGCGTGCGGACCGGCGGACCACTTTGCTCATGGGCACCGCCGACCGCGCGCTCTCGGTGTCGCGGGTCATTCCAGCGTCGCCCAAGGATACGTTGCAGGCACTCGGGGCAGTGTTCACGGCCGCCCCCCATGCGTTCACCCTGCAGGACACGGTGAACGGCCACCCGCTCGACGGCGGCATCATGCGCTTCAAGGTGCCGCGTTTCGTGGAGGCCTATTCAAATCCATTCGCCGGCATGTCCAAGGAGAAGGCGCTGCGCTACCGGCTTGAACAGATCGAATTGTTCGATCTGAACGTCACGCTGCAGCCACGTGGCACCGCCGCGGCGCCCGCGTGCGAGATCGTGGTGACCGGTGACCTGCGTGCAGGACTCCGGCGCAACGTGATGCTCGACCTCGGCATCATGGCCGGCGTGAGCGTCATCGCCAGCGTCAGCACGGCGCTCAAACTCGGCAGCATGTTGAAGGTGCCGGTGCTGAGTGCCGCTCCCTTGATTGCCGCCGCCGGCGCGGCGGTGCTGGGTACAGCGGCTGTCGTTCTCTGGTACCGGTGGCTCTTCCGCGGCGCGTTGCGCGAGACCTACGAGGAACTTGGCGGGCTGCTCAAGTCGGTCGAGCAGCAACTCAGTACGCGACGTCTGTTCAGCGGGGAGCGGTCAGCGGCGACGGATGCGGCATCGAACGCGTCATTGACGTCACCGTGGCGTTCGCCGCAAACCGACCCGTTGATGCCTCGAACGTCCACGCCTGCACCATAA